GTATAGAATGAAATTCCAGTAGTTTAGCTAACAAATAGCACAGCCTTTGGAATCATTTATCATTTGCATAGTCCATAAGTAATGCACATATGATGAAATCTTTTTAAAAAGGGGATCTACCTCTGGAAGAAGACCTTCCGCAGACATAAGCTCATACAGTTTGCGcatgattgtttcttcttctacCTGTATTAGATAACAGGCACAAATTATCATCTATACATCATCTTCTAGATGACAATCTTTATATAAAAGATCATGCTATCTAGGACCAAGCAGCACACCTGAAGTTTATGCAACTCGTGGGACATTGCTCTGTATGTTCCAATTAGTGCTTGATTTTGCCTCTCCAGATGCCTGCAGATCCCTTTATGTTACATAACGAGCTAAAGTTACAGTCCGTTTACTCCAAAAAGCCAAAAGGCTAGTTAAGAAAGTTTACTTGGACATTTCAGCTGAATGCTTTGGTTCCATTATCATCAAACAACTGGATACTCCTTCCTATAAAATATCCAAAATATCCATCAAACTATCCTTTCAAATCAGTTAAGTCCGGTAAAAAATATGCTAAGTCCAGTTAGCAGATTCTTCATGGTATGTAGTGTAATAAAATCTACAAGCGCATGCCACATGTAACATCAGGTTCTTTTTGTCTGAAGAGCGCATTGCAAAGATACTACCAATTTAAAAGGGTCGCCACATGCAAACTACTTCATGACACTGTTGTCGTCGTCCATTACTCAAGCTTGAAATTGAAAAAAAGGTCAAGAAGTTTGCAGTAAAAATCAATAAGTACTATTGGAAAATGACAGAACCAAACATATTTGTACAGTTCAACTGAAATTTGACGGCAAACATGACTAGACAAACGAGGAGTTCTTTGTTCAAGAAACAGGAAATCAAATATCCAACGAAGTTCAGCTAGCTTCAGTGTCGGTTAAGGTACAAGAAATTTGGCAAGACACACTTTCTAGTCTTCTAGAATCATAAAGAACGTTTTTGATACCTTGAATCGCTTCAGCAACTGAACAATCCTGACTAACCTGAAAATTTTCTTGCAATTGCTTGTCAGGACGAAGGGCAATAAAAAGCAAAGGTTTGGAGAGCGCTGAGGCGCTGACTTAACGGGGCAAATGGCCTCAACTGAACCCGAATTTTGTTTGGAAAATGATATAGGCGGTGTTTGGAGTACTATCTGGATTTAACTGCtgacagaaaagaaaaaaaccaaTCATTAAAACAATCCATCATGGTGGCCTGCTGGGCTAAGGTTTCCTTaccaaggaaaagaagaaatcaGTCAAAGCGGACGGATCCGCGCGGGGTGATGAAATCAGGCCAAGGCTCCAAGCGAACTGATCCGCACGGGGTACGATGGTGGCAGGAGGCCAGGAGCTAGGAGGAGCCGAGGAGTTAACACGATCCAACTTCTCTGACTTCATGAAGCGAAGTCACAAATAGAAACAGTGTTCTGAGTCTGGACAAACAGCGATCCCTACTTGTGATTCACTGCATCAGGTACTGTTCACGGAACACGGTAACATGTGCTGTTCACCGAACACTGTAGCATGGGTACTGTAGCGATCGATTCTATCCATCTCAGAGCGGACGGACCGCAGAGGCTCAAAAGTCACGGGAAAGCTGACAAGTCATGGAATCCCGATTGGAGTTAACAACCAGGTCGCCGCCGAGATTTGGGGGACGACAAAGGCAACGGGGCGAGACGATCAAATGCAGGAAAGGCCGGGATTTCACAAGTTTGTAGTGTGGCACAGTGGCCGAGCTGGCTAATCTCCGCCATTATCTAAGGCCCTGTTTTCAAATAAATCACCTACTTATAAGTTAGGTAATTTAAAACCAGTGACTTATAAGTCAAGAATGTTTGGTTGTTAAGTGACTTAAAATGTGTGGGCTATATGAGAAAAAGGGGACTTATAAGTTTTAAGTTGGGGTGGAGCTGTTTAAAATTTATAAGTTGAGATGACTTATAAATTAGAGTTATTTGACAAATTAAATCACTTTTTTTACTTTTTAACTTATAAGTAGGTGACTTATTTGGAACTAAACAAATGATAATGACTAAACAACCCATACCAGACCCACATATCTCTGCAAAAAAGATGTCTTAATTCCCTCAAAAAAGAAGAGGTCTTAATTCTATGCTAAACTGAAatttgtagttcttgttctggGATGCTAAACTGTGGATATCTCTGCTCAGCAAGTTATAGggaaaattaaaattttgccaCCGTTACCAAAGTCACCCGCCCAGTTACCACTCTTACTCTGCACCTAACAAAATTGCTACCGCTACAGTTCCTGTCGGTGTCCGGACCTcgcggtctagcaccaactagtaatgatgctgcgtgtcccaGTCCCTaaatggttgatgcaagagataACACAATGACACCGGGTTTATCCTGATTTCGGCCAatgaggccgtacgtccagcggGGGGAGggagcactgtattatcttgcaccggagtgcctgtagtagggggtacaagcttgAGCGGGAGAGGGAGTGAGGCTCCCAAGTCCCTGGGTGTGCTAGAGGCGATTAAGGCGAATGCCAATGTCGGGAGATGAGTGTGCGTGTGTGCAATTGAGCATTTTCGGCCTGTCTGGATCTATCTCGAGTGCGTGCGCTCCTCCCTCCCTTTATAGACTCAAGGAGGGAGGTTACATGCGTGAGATATCCCGAATCGGGGGGAATAGTTAGTAGCTCCTGTTGCGAGTGCTGTGAGGCATGGCGTCGTGTGTGGTCGTCGTCCTTGCGAGTCCTTCGACTGTGTCCAGGGCGTGTCCGTGTCCTGTGGCACCAGGCGTCAGTATGTCGGAGACTGCTGGGTGCGCAGTGCCTTGCGTCGGATGAGGTAGGGCGTCGAGGGTGCTAAAGACACCGGTCTTGCCCCGGTCAAGAGCCGTACCATGTTCGAGCCCGCCGAGGGCCCTGCAGAGGAGAAAAGTACACGGGGTAGGCGGCACAGTGGCAAGGTGGTGTCAGGCAAGTCCGCACAGGGCGCCGCAGACCTGCCCCGCGCCGGGAATAGCGGCACAGGGACCGGAACAGGCGGACAGGACGCCAGTCACGTCCGCTGTGCGGCATGGTGGGCGACGTCGGCTGACGCCTCCTGACTCCATCTGACTCCCGCCCCATGCCGTGGAGTGGTTGGCAAGTAAATGCACCCTATCCTGTCGGGTGGTTGGGCCGCTGCCATAGTTCGCCGAGGAgggtctcgagcgaggcggagtttgcCCCGTACCGAGGCCCCGCGGAGGGCTCGGCTAAGAGGAtctcaagcgaggcggagattgcgcctcgaggggcctcggcggggagtcctcgagcgaggcggagttcgcTCCACGGCTGGCAAGGCCTCGGAGGGGCTGCACCGTGGagctgggccgtgggccaagTGTGCACTTGGGCTTCCTGTCCCTGGAGTGGCTTTGGGCATCCAAGCTTGGACGTCGGTGTTGCCCTAGGGAGGGATTCGGTCCAAGTGACAAAAATTAGACGTCGGGACTGTAGCGGTGGCAATTTTGTTAGGTGCAGACTAAGAGTGGCAACTGAACGAGTGATATTGGTAACggtgataaaattttaaattttcccAAGTTATACAGAGAATGCGTAGAGTTTCAATCTAGAATAAATTCATGCTCGACAGAAAGACGCTACATATTGCACTGAAACAGAAAAGACGCTGCCATTAAATCCATCGACAAGGGAATATCCCTCCGCACCCCAGCCGACAGGTCCAGCCGTCCATCCACCGGGCCCAACTCCGGCGTCCAGCCTCCGCCGCCCCGATGTCGCGAATTTTGCCAAGCCCCGCGCAGGATttaaccgcgccgccgcccgatttGGTCGTCGAGCTGAGTCGCgcgagagagagcgagagaaaAAGCCGAGTTGCCGAGAACGATAAAagggaggagaagaagaggcaTGCCGGGCTGGGCTGGGACACATGTTAGTGGAGTTTTGGGCTACGCCTAGGGCCGTGGCCCTAGGCCCATATCCGCTCTGAAGaatctttttttcattttggccTCCGCCAAGTTTGGAATATATGTATGGCATATTTTAGTTTTTGAATTAATATAATTATTAGAAATGAACAGTGTAACTAAAATTTCTAGAATTGATGTAAATTTTGGTGAATATGACGTGGCTAAATGAATAACCATGTGAGGAAACAGTATTGGTATGGCAAAGAGTTTGTCACTCTGAAAAGGTTATTTAACAATGACATATGAGGCTCCACATGTCATTGTCTCATTGATAGTGGTGAGTAAAACATCATGCAAATTTGCAATGGGATGGAAAAAAAGATATTTCTTTAGATTTAGCGATGATATCTTTATTTTTAAAATGATAGTATgcttagaaaataaaaaatatctaGTAGTTAGTTATAGAGAAATGACATACAATTACCATTGTGTTTTTGCATTATAGAAAAATCCTACATAATTGTTTGTATGACAATGCTATCTTTTAGTTACATTATTATTAGTACAAGTATACCTTTTGATGTATAGGCCCTAAAATGAGAAATAAATATTAGGACAAGTGCTACTTATCAGAACGGTGCAACTGGTATATATTGTAATAAAGCCAGAAAAAAACTTCTAAAATTATTGGACTGTAAAAGCGAAAAGTGTTTCCATGTGAATTTTGCTCAAACAAATCATGTTTCTCACCACATCATACATCACTGATCTATAGGGTATGATCGGAACCTTTGAATACCCTAAGCATTAGAGGGATCTTCTCTAATAGTCCCTAAGCCACCTTATCATCTTGCGTATAGTGGGTCGATTTATGTAGAGAAATATGATAGATGATGTACTGTAGCCAGTCTCATCGACACCCAAATTGCTACAAAACAAAAAAGGCTCAAAATATATGATGTACTGTAGCCAGACATCTAGGGAACCGGCTTGGATGTCTTATCCTCCAATTGTGTTATTGATTGAAAACTCGTCATGATTTGACTATGCTCGTTTTAGTTGATATACGCAAACAAAATTCTAACATCTCTAAGTTGAAATAAGATATCTCTTTTGATCCTTGttctttaaacaaaaaaatgacATCAAAGTTATCACAATCAACACCAAACTAAGGATATCATGCATGTGAAGATATCAAATGAAGCACCTAAAGTATAAGAGATATCGTGTTGTATATAAATAGACTTTCAGTGGCATAATATATGGCTGGAGCATGCCCCCACCAACAGTGGCGGAGCTCGCTCAGAATTTTAGGTGGGGCAAACTTTTGCAACAAACATAGTAAATGGTACTACAAAACGCTTAATAATTCGTCTAGCAAAGCTAAATTAGCAAGCAAAGCAAGTTAATAGCGTAGTAGGCGTCAAGCACACAGGAGCACTAGCTCATCGGCGCGGCGCACATGAAGGAAAGGAGTGGTTGGTCCTCAGCAGCCGGGGTGCGGTGTAGACGCGCAGGGGTAGATCTCATTGATGTTTCTCACAACCTCGCTGAATCGTCGTCGTCCCCAACTGCAATGAACAGGCATGGGACCGTGGGAGTGTGGGACTACCAACAGCCGTTGCTGACTTCTGGCCATAAAATAATTGGGCCGTCGATGTGCTTGCCCTCCAGGCCCATTAcaggtcttcttcctcctctggttGTCCGACCCCAACGCTCAATACACAGATCCGCGTCTTCAGtagctgctccaccagctccggccacTGGGATAGCCcatggttgggggggggggggtttgctCCGCCGGTAGGTGGGGCAGTGCCCCACCCTGCCGTATGGGTAGCTTCGCCTCTGCCCACCAACATGATGATGCAAGGAACGCGTGGATCTCTTGTTACCAAGCCCAACTACCATAAGAACCACCCCTAAAAAAACTATAATAAGAACTGAATTTTCTACTAAGGTCTGTTTGGATCCTAGTGCTAATGAGTGAAAATGCCGAACTTTAACACTAGCTCATCGAAACAGGAGTGCTAACTTATAGAATGGGCTAATGTGTATGAATGCTAAAGTGTGCTACATTTAACACTCAATTTAGATTGTTCAAATAGACTCTAAATTGTAATAAATCTCAATCTAGAAAACTCATGCAACGGTCCAACCTTCCAAAGTTTCATCACTAAGAATCAAATGTGATGCTCCATCGGCGGCTTCGATGGGTGGTTTTTTGAGAGCCGAAGGCCCCAtttagttctcaaaatttttcctacagtacccgtcacatcgaatttttcgacacatgcatgaaacattaaatataattgaaaaaaataactaattatacagtctgaCTGAatttcacgagatgaatctaacgacgttaattaatccatgattggacattaattggcaaataacaacgaaaatgctacagtgtcaaaacctaaactttttcgcgaactaaacggggccgAAGTCATTTTTTGGATACTACagaccagctccagctccagctccatccTGAAGCCTTCCCAATAGCTACCTTTTTCAACTTTACCATTTCTGCACCCAACCTGGAGCACCATACCATAAAatcaataaaaaaaaatttgtacttGCATAGGAACACATAGATTCTTCTACTCCACCAGACCATTTTATAGCTATAAAAGTCAACCCCAACATTCGTTAATCCGTACCGGGCCCATGTCCAACATCAACATGGTGGTGACGACGACGCAGGATTCCGGAATCCTAGCACGGTTCCCCACCAACCCCGCGTCTTCCCAGCCGCGCAACATCGTCACCCCCaccccgccgcccgcgcaccaACGCCTGCCCAATAAATCCCCCGCGCTCCGCGCCCGCCACCGCCCGacaaccctagccgccctccccgccgccgccgccgtcatggTGAGCGCCGAGGCCGGCATCGAGCGCGTGCTTTGGACCGAGGCCGAGGTGGCCGCCCGCGTGGGCGAggtcgccgccgagctcgcggCCGACCTGCGCGCGCTGCCGGAGCCCGCGGTTGTCGTCGGCGTCGCCACGGGCGCGCTCCTCTTCCTCGCCGACCTCGTCCGCCGCGTCgacgcgccgctcgccgtcgacttcGTGCGCGTCGAGTCCTACGGCGGCGGGACCGAGTCCAGCGGCAAGCCCCGGATCACGGCCGACCTCAAGGTCGACATCGCCGGGAAGCACGTCGTCGTGGTGAGCGGCTCGACCATCCCTTTCTCGTGACCCGCTTTTGTGTGGATGGCATGCCCTCTGGCCTCTGCGCGCTATGTGCTCTGTTTCCCTTGTCGTGTGTGGCTCCTGCCTTCGGATGTGGTCCTTTGATAATTTGTTACCTGCCGGTTTGCTCGTGGACGGACTCTCGCTAAGATAATTCACGTGAACTCCTTAAGATTGTTTACATGCATATTTATTGCTTTCCTCGGGAATTCAGTAGCTTCCAGCAAATGTTTTCTCTTCAATGACATGAATTCCATCCATTCTAAATTTCTAATGCAAGCAAAATAAACCCACACTCATCCCTCTTTGGTAGTTAATGTTAAGATTGCATAAGTGTGGACCGTTTTGACATGATGTAATTTGTAGGTCCCTGCATATGTTCTTTAATATGTCACTCGTTACAAAGTCTCTTATTGTGAACGTTTGAAGTTATCCTAGAACTGTTATCCAGAAGTTTGGCAAAAATGTTATAGCCGGGGGAGGGATATAATCAGGCAAGGCGCTAATAATCTGAAATTGATTAAGTATACAGTCTTTTGGGTGAAGGTTATTATGTACAATGAGCCCTATAAGATTGTTTGACCGCTTAATGTCTTTGGACTATTCTTTTTTCAGCAAAATGGGCAAATTTTCTTTTTCCATGATTCTTGAGCTTGGCAAGTATCAATAGGATAGTCACACAGGCATTTCAATCAAATTGTTTGATGAGATTACTATCTGCCAGACAGATATATTGACTTGTAGAGAGTGCCCATTTTGAAGCGGGGAAAGGTTTTGAATCATACCCAGTTACCCACTCATTAGAATGATGGTTGCTTGTATGCAGTACTTTCGCGGATAATAGAAATGCCTTCTATGTCCATTATTTACTTTTATTGACTAGGCTATGTGTTCAGCAACTGAATTGGCATATTGCATTGCCTGAGATGAACTCCTAGATCTTTGTGAGCCTGTTTCTGCTGGTACTTGGAATTTGATAATGATATTGTATCTTTGTAGGTTGAGGATATTGTGGATACAGGGAATACTCTTTCATGTCTCATTGCCCATTTAGAAAAGAAAGGGGCATCATCCATATCAGTTTGCACTTTCCTTGACAAACCAGCAAGAAGGAAAGTTGATATTCAGCTTGTGGGAGATGGAAAATTCTACAGTGGCTTTGAGGTACAATTATGATCTCCTTTTAGTATCATTCTATGTCACAATCTTCTTTAAAAAATCGCTACCAaaatcttttaaaaaaaattgctacGAAAACAGTACATTGTTACATAGATCAAGCAAACTATATTTATTACCAGTGAAAGATGCAAACTAGAGAATTATGTAGTTTTTTTTCTGGTAAACAAATATAGTGATGAAAAGCTCTACTAAGCTGCCCTTCCCCATCTTGCAAGTGCTAATTTGCTTTTGTCCTTTTCAGTGTCCGGACTACTTTGTTGTTGGTTATGGTCTGGATTATGCAGAGCTCTACCGCAACCTGCCTTATGTCGGAGTTCTCAAGCCTGAGAAGTACAAAAAAGATTCAAGCAATTAGACAGGAGCCTCAACTTGCACCACGTGCAAGAGGGGCAGAGTTACAAATTGATACAAACATAGCAGTTTTGCTTAACTTTGTACAAGAAAGAAGCAGAAAGCCTGCTAATTTACCTTTTTCTCCTTTTAAGCTCAGGAAAAACTTCAGCTTCCCAGATTTCAGCAGCATAACAGTAAGATGTATCACTGTCAGCTTTGTTCGTCGGTGAACCCTGAAGGGAAAGATGCGGTTGTATGACATGTTAAATTTCACTTTACAGGCCGAACAGCATATCTCGTAGTAACCTGTGTCTGAAGATACATCTGAGAAGTTTCAATGTGCTTGTCTGTTCTCCTGTACTTGGTTTGCGATGCATTgtcaatgttttttcttcttggaAAGATGATGCATTGTCAATCAACGTTTTTTTTTTCCATGGAAAGACGATGCATTGTCAAAACTGAAAGAATTGTGGATCAGGCTTGGTCACTTCGGATTAGGAAAGAAAATAAGCTTGTTTCCCTACCAGTCAAAATGAAGGTATGGTGAGGCGACTATCGAACTTATAAGTCCCGGCGTTAGAGCTGTGTTCCTGCACATGGTGAGAATATTGTATTTGAGCACATCGTTCATGATTCCAGCCTTCCAGGGGAAGCTTTCCTGAACAAAGCATGCGTCCGAACTGTTTCTGAATTTTCTCCGTTTATGTATGCACAAAGTGAGAAACTATGATTATGAACATTGCTTTTGGCCGCGCTCTGTGGCAGCGAGCGTCAATTGTCCACGGTGTCCCGAGCATCCCCCGCCCTCCTGCAGCGGGCGCCACTGGAGTCCAGGACAAAACCACATTTTGGCGGTGTTTGGTTGGAGcctgaaaaaaattattttcaccTAGGAAATCTTCTAAATGAAcactatttgcaaaaaaatttacaaattagTGCAATTtagcgcgacgaatctaataaatctaactaattcataatttgcaacactaATGCTACAGTGACCTTTAtctaatcattctctaatcatgCAGTCAAAGACTTAATTAGCTACAGTATATGCTgcagtaccatagttgtggagataattttgtaattagattttatttaatacctctaattagtggtcaaaatggtgaaaagttttcatgaaaaattttcaggaccatccaaacacggcctttgGTGGTGGCCGGAGACAGAACAAATTATCACTGGCCGGCTTCTAAGGGCAGTCCCAATACAAACTCCACTCGTAGAGTCTAAGTCTCAAAGACTCTatcacaagaaactatacttcccaatgcaaaatgtgttactttagtttatatggcctacttgtctctctcacatttattcttgatttgtgtgaagacttggagtctagataagacttggagtcttggtttctctccctctctcttcaaTAAATATACTGTCACATCAGCAAAACATAATAAATAGGAGGCTTAGACTCTACGAGTGGAGTctgcattgggactgccctaagaTGGCGCAGCAACGCTAAGGGATTTCCAGTGCTCTTCAAATTCTCTGCAAACTAAATGCTCACTCTAAATTTCTTTCCCGGTCTAGCATCTGAGCATCTCCATTGCAGATTCCAGAAGCAGAGAAGACCCCTCGACCCTCACCATACTCTTCTTCTTGCTCGCGCACGGGACCGCCTTCCTGtgtccgccctcgccgccggccgccctgtgTCCTGCACACGCACACGCGCGCACcactccgccgcctcgccgctcgagccCGCGCGGCGACACACACAGCACCCGGGGCCCCTCCACGTGACTGCgcgcctgcccgagccgtcACTTCACCCTGGtccgccgcgaatcgcgccgccgccgcgtcgcgacaccaaacgccattaatggcgcccgcgccgctcgccggccgccaccaccgcctcactccctctccaccgcctctcctgGCCTATAAGTAGCACCCCCGCGCAGCTCACCTCCCCCACGAGCTCCACCGCCACCACTAGCCCCTTCCCCGGCcttgcaacgccgccgccgcaagcgtCTAAAATTACACCTTTCTAGTATGCcccaaatattttctaaaattataACCAAGCCCTTTCCATCTCAtaaataattacaaacaagtccatGACCCCTTGTTTAACCCATAAACCtctctgtaacctatcattttatgcgccaaacaatctccgatcgacctgaaactttaccacgccattcctaTTATAGTTTTGACCATGTCATTAGGAAACCATCCAGAGATATTACTCCTATCTTTATATcgtaattgtttccgattcgagctcaatgataaaatatttatttcttttcttgattatgtgtttgtttgtacgcgtcgtagatcacggggTGAACAAGTGAGAGCccatcgacgagcagtactgcgagcaagcgaacgaggaccagttctgcgaccccgggcccgaaggacagtacttcgatcaggacctcctggaaggctttgaagacagcaagttcaatcccgccctttgatgcatttttttgtggtagtttttataaacacaacctattggcctgttttataaaattgcatatgttttgactgctgaaaatatggttggatagccaacccttgatttgttataaccattctttgaccacctagattaatgtctaaatgtgatttgtttggatgttaatcgccgCTAgagcgcttaggaccttaaacacgatacaactagttttataaaaagaaaatgtgtgagtgtgtgggaagagaAAAATGggaaattttcgaaagataagtttagacaggatggatgaCACTTCTATGTGGTTTGCCAAagggtgtgctcgtgcctgtgtggttgagcaagtaagggagatatccatcttgtcacaattaaggaccgagttggtgtgtcatctcacctaactccactatcattCAAAttactcgaccgttgtatgggcaatggcttagcataaaccccactagttagtctgatagccatcaagagagctgagagcaacgggtgatcaaggagaagggattagctctgtgtgacttatgccccggttacaacctctgtgataggtcaatgaccccttggtggatcccgtgatggctagtcaggtctagctaaggtgggtaatgattttgttgggatctgcaacgacactacggtgatcgagctgtggtaccccgcttgtgggtaaagttgaccacctctacagagttaaaatctattcgaatagccgtgcccatggtactgggcgagttacggtgtggtcacataactaatgtttattttgggatgggttggcgtgagttgttttgggaatgtgtccggcagttgtgtcgtgtgctacggcggatgaggagtccggtagcagcttaaaatttTGGTCCTGTGTGGGCCAACATTATGTGTTATTTGGTAcaaagaaaacttgctttgaaaatcctttcaatCAAacgaacccttgcataaaaatcagctttccgcaaattaaaccctagccttatccttgatttatattgtgcattatattctatttatacccctccgtgggtgtggttggacttgctgagtacattttTACTCACCCCatttttaatttttacagaggaagatccagacttcgttcccgaagacgtcgagtagaggttccgtcctgcacccaaccttgcctgtggatagggttacccgcaggaagttccgtatggtgcaagactctgatgacccccttttcgtagttaatatcgttgtgtgggtgttagttgttatcgtcgcgatagtggcgcttcactgcccacttccgcgtagagttgtacggtgatgtaccatctgatgtaataaaagtgttatcagtctcctgggactgatattgtatcacttttaagtcttctctcataAGGGGACACTTCAGAAGCGATCGCTACCGCTATGGTTTCG
The nucleotide sequence above comes from Panicum virgatum strain AP13 chromosome 3K, P.virgatum_v5, whole genome shotgun sequence. Encoded proteins:
- the LOC120697607 gene encoding uncharacterized protein LOC120697607, whose product is MIMEPKHSAEMSKHLERQNQALIGTYRAMSHELHKLQVEEETIMRKLYELMSAEGLLPEHKKEKQSGRDVKESTLVGKRRTEP
- the LOC120697608 gene encoding hypoxanthine-guanine phosphoribosyltransferase-like; the protein is MSNINMVVTTTQDSGILARFPTNPASSQPRNIVTPTPPPAHQRLPNKSPALRARHRPTTLAALPAAAAVMVSAEAGIERVLWTEAEVAARVGEVAAELAADLRALPEPAVVVGVATGALLFLADLVRRVDAPLAVDFVRVESYGGGTESSGKPRITADLKVDIAGKHVVVVEDIVDTGNTLSCLIAHLEKKGASSISVCTFLDKPARRKVDIQLVGDGKFYSGFECPDYFVVGYGLDYAELYRNLPYVGVLKPEKYKKDSSN